The Thermanaerothrix sp. genome has a segment encoding these proteins:
- a CDS encoding NAD(P)/FAD-dependent oxidoreductase — MSQDRRYDVVIVGAGIVGASIARELSRYRLRVAVLDKAYDIPSGASRANSSMVHGGFDDKPGTVKASLCAKGNRLYHQLHEELDFQFDPCGSYVCAFNGDEIGHLEMLLEHGRTNGVLGLEIITGDQLRDREPNASKDIVAALWCSSAGMVNNFEAVLAFMDNAQANGVELFLGTEVTGLIKDPSGRSVAGVSSSGGDFLAPVVVNAAGVHSDELSSMAGDDSFTITPVRGEYFIFDKSVGNLVKSFFFPCPTKKGKGITVARTVDGNLLIGPNSVPQSSKEDTSTTGEGLKEVFEGALKLIPSVPRNMSITTFAGLRANSDSGDFHIGPVDSLRGFFNVAGIKSPGLTSAPAIAVRVVEMLKDCYGGLISFEEDPSFVPVRRHIPRFSELPMEERIRLAAEDPRYGQIVCRCETVTEAQVVEAIRRGARTVAAVKIWTRAGAGRCQGGFCGPRVVEILARELGISPEEVTRHGGHSRLLTGPTKAPWLEREGA, encoded by the coding sequence CCGGGGCCAGCCGGGCCAACAGCTCCATGGTGCACGGCGGCTTTGACGACAAGCCCGGTACGGTTAAGGCTTCCCTTTGCGCCAAGGGGAACCGGCTGTACCACCAGCTTCACGAGGAGCTGGACTTCCAGTTCGACCCTTGCGGGTCCTACGTGTGCGCCTTCAACGGCGACGAGATAGGGCACCTTGAGATGCTGCTGGAACATGGGCGTACCAACGGTGTTTTGGGGTTGGAGATAATAACCGGCGACCAGTTGAGGGACAGGGAGCCCAACGCGTCCAAGGACATAGTGGCGGCCCTATGGTGTTCCTCCGCCGGTATGGTTAACAACTTCGAGGCGGTGCTGGCCTTCATGGACAACGCCCAGGCCAACGGGGTGGAGCTTTTCCTGGGCACCGAGGTGACGGGGCTCATAAAGGATCCATCGGGCAGGTCCGTGGCGGGGGTGTCCTCCAGCGGGGGGGATTTCCTAGCTCCGGTGGTGGTAAACGCCGCGGGGGTTCACAGCGACGAGCTGTCCTCCATGGCGGGGGACGACAGTTTCACCATAACCCCCGTAAGGGGCGAGTACTTCATATTCGACAAGTCCGTGGGGAACCTGGTGAAGAGCTTCTTCTTCCCGTGTCCCACCAAGAAGGGCAAGGGCATAACCGTTGCCAGGACCGTGGACGGGAACCTGCTTATAGGGCCCAACTCGGTGCCCCAGAGCTCCAAGGAGGACACCTCCACCACCGGTGAGGGCCTTAAGGAGGTCTTCGAAGGGGCGCTCAAGCTCATCCCGTCCGTCCCGCGTAACATGAGCATAACCACCTTTGCGGGGCTTAGGGCCAACTCGGACAGCGGGGACTTCCACATAGGCCCCGTGGATTCCCTGCGGGGTTTCTTCAACGTGGCGGGGATAAAGTCCCCGGGGCTCACCAGCGCCCCCGCCATAGCGGTGAGGGTGGTGGAGATGCTGAAGGACTGCTACGGGGGACTCATATCCTTTGAGGAGGACCCGTCTTTCGTGCCGGTTAGGCGGCACATACCCCGTTTTTCGGAGCTGCCCATGGAAGAGCGCATAAGGCTTGCGGCGGAGGATCCTCGTTACGGCCAGATAGTGTGCCGCTGCGAGACGGTGACGGAGGCCCAGGTGGTGGAGGCCATAAGGCGGGGAGCTAGGACCGTGGCGGCGGTGAAGATATGGACCCGGGCGGGGGCGGGCCGCTGTCAGGGGGGCTTCTGCGGGCCCCGGGTGGTGGAGATATTGGCCAGGGAGCTTGGCATAAGCCCTGAAGAGGTCACAAGGCACGGTGGGCACTCAAGGCTTCTTACCGGTCCCACCAAGGCCCCTTGGCTTGAGAGGGAGGGGGCTTAA
- a CDS encoding FAD-dependent oxidoreductase encodes MLKDIDVAIIGAGPAGIAAGVGARNAGADRVVVFERDWDLGGILQQCIHPGFGLHTFKEELTGPEYVHRYLERAHQAGVEFVTNTMVFHMEEDGSFWTMNPDRGIEHVVPRATVLAMGCRERPLGALGIPGSRPAGIYTAGTAQRFVNMEGYMPGRRVVVLGSGDIGLIMVRRMILEGAKVEGVFELMSWPGGLRRNIAQCLDDYGVPFHLEHTVTKVHGKDRLEAVTVAKVDQCKRPIPGTERTIECDTLLLAVGLIPENELSRMAGVEIHPLTGGPKVNQFLQTSKPNVFAAGNVVVVYDLVDWVSAEGVRAGENAARYAMGRLEAPDRTFQVVPGKGVRLLSPQVVGDKEDSTVFLRVSEPVEKRCRIVTSPDVGLTNLRYARPGEMNEVVLRAKALRELPPDVGAIEVSVEEVR; translated from the coding sequence ATGCTCAAGGACATAGACGTGGCCATAATAGGCGCCGGACCCGCGGGCATAGCCGCGGGGGTGGGGGCCAGGAACGCGGGAGCTGATCGGGTGGTGGTCTTCGAGAGGGACTGGGACCTGGGTGGCATACTCCAGCAGTGCATACATCCGGGATTTGGGCTTCACACCTTCAAGGAGGAGCTCACTGGTCCTGAGTACGTGCATCGGTATCTTGAGAGGGCCCATCAGGCGGGGGTTGAGTTCGTTACCAACACCATGGTGTTTCACATGGAGGAGGACGGGTCCTTCTGGACCATGAACCCCGACCGGGGCATAGAGCATGTGGTGCCTAGGGCCACCGTGTTGGCCATGGGATGTAGGGAGCGCCCCTTGGGTGCTTTGGGGATACCCGGCTCTAGGCCCGCTGGGATCTACACCGCCGGCACCGCCCAGCGTTTCGTGAACATGGAGGGCTACATGCCGGGCAGGCGGGTTGTGGTGCTGGGCTCCGGCGACATAGGGCTCATAATGGTAAGGCGGATGATCCTTGAGGGGGCCAAGGTGGAGGGGGTCTTTGAGCTCATGTCCTGGCCCGGAGGGCTTAGGCGGAACATAGCCCAGTGTTTGGACGACTACGGCGTCCCCTTCCACCTGGAGCACACGGTCACCAAGGTACACGGCAAGGACCGCCTGGAGGCGGTGACTGTGGCCAAGGTGGACCAGTGCAAACGTCCCATACCGGGCACCGAGCGGACCATAGAGTGCGACACGCTGCTTTTGGCGGTGGGGCTCATCCCGGAGAACGAGCTGTCCCGGATGGCGGGGGTGGAGATACATCCGTTGACCGGGGGGCCTAAGGTCAACCAGTTCCTTCAGACCTCCAAGCCCAACGTGTTCGCCGCGGGCAACGTGGTGGTGGTTTACGACCTGGTGGACTGGGTCAGCGCCGAGGGGGTGAGGGCTGGGGAGAACGCCGCCCGGTACGCCATGGGCCGCCTTGAGGCTCCTGACAGGACCTTCCAGGTGGTGCCCGGCAAGGGCGTGCGTCTGCTTTCGCCCCAGGTGGTTGGCGACAAGGAGGACTCCACTGTGTTCCTCCGGGTTAGCGAGCCGGTGGAGAAGCGGTGTCGGATAGTCACAAGCCCTGATGTGGGGCTTACCAACCTTAGGTACGCAAGGCCCGGGGAGATGAACGAGGTGGTGCTGAGGGCGAAGGCCCTGAGGGAGCTGCCGCCCGATGTTGGGGCCATAGAGGTTTCGGTGGAGGAGGTGCGCTGA
- a CDS encoding DUF1667 domain-containing protein, whose product MEVRKMICVSCPVGCTLSVTLEGSEVGKVEGNQCPRGETYAVAEAKNPVRVFTSTVRVEGGALPVCPVRSRRPLPLDKVFDVARELARVKVVAPVEIGQVIIADVCGTGVDIVASRSLKRKES is encoded by the coding sequence GTGGAGGTCCGGAAGATGATATGCGTTTCCTGCCCCGTGGGCTGCACCTTGTCCGTCACCCTGGAGGGCTCGGAGGTAGGGAAGGTGGAGGGGAACCAGTGCCCCAGGGGGGAGACCTACGCGGTGGCGGAGGCAAAAAACCCCGTCAGGGTTTTCACCTCCACGGTGAGGGTTGAGGGCGGGGCGCTTCCGGTGTGTCCCGTGAGGAGCAGACGCCCCCTGCCGCTGGACAAGGTTTTTGACGTGGCCAGGGAGCTTGCCCGTGTGAAGGTTGTTGCGCCGGTTGAGATAGGACAGGTTATAATTGCGGATGTATGCGGAACCGGAGTTGACATCGTAGCCAGCCGCTCACTAAAGCGAAAGGAGTCCTGA
- a CDS encoding HPr family phosphocarrier protein, translating to MPSIEVVVKNPHGLHARPAALFVQKASSFACAVKVTKKDRTVDAKSILGIMSLGIEPGETIRIEAEGEQAEEALRALREVAEDTSV from the coding sequence ATGCCGAGCATCGAAGTGGTAGTAAAGAACCCCCACGGGCTTCACGCCCGTCCAGCCGCCCTGTTCGTTCAGAAGGCCTCGTCCTTTGCCTGTGCCGTTAAGGTGACCAAGAAGGACAGGACCGTGGACGCCAAGAGCATTCTTGGGATCATGTCCTTGGGCATCGAGCCCGGGGAGACCATAAGGATCGAGGCGGAGGGGGAGCAGGCGGAGGAGGCCTTAAGGGCCCTCCGGGAGGTGGCGGAGGACACCTCCGTCTGA